In one Amaranthus tricolor cultivar Red isolate AtriRed21 chromosome 8, ASM2621246v1, whole genome shotgun sequence genomic region, the following are encoded:
- the LOC130821768 gene encoding uncharacterized protein LOC130821768, with protein MASKNSVHLATLVTNIKNCIPITLNEDAHQYNTWSTIFHLHCRAHLLLDHIVFDDKNPSSTNVSWQRFDDIMRTWIYVNIFVELIKSILSPTDKAIDTWNRLVNRFQNHKTTRVLTLESQFNSIHLSRFFLSSLLQVLPGLTEDYSSFRSIVQHINPHPDFDAISSMIELEEQTHNREVPLNDTALLVSDSLPATSSLTESHQSSHSGSRGRRNNRRGGKGSRQSSSGHSSQHSQTGRYSNFGPRHSNALSNNFPQWAYPP; from the exons ATGGCTTCCAAAAATTCAGTTCATCTCGCCACTTTGGTCACCAATATCAAAAATTGTATCCCAATCACTCTTAATGAAGATGCTCATCAATATAACACATGGTCTACTATCTTTCACCTTCATTGTCGTGCTCACCTTCTTCTTGACCATATTGTTTTCGATGACAAAAATCCATCATCTACAAATGTTTCTTGGCAACGTTTTGATGATATCATGCGCACTTGGATCTAcgttaatatttttgttgaacTTATTAAGTCCATTCTTTCTCCTACCGACAAGGCCATAGACACGTGGAATCGGTTGGTTAACAGATTTCAGAATCACAAAACTACTCGAGTTTTGACTCTTGAATCCCAATTTAATTCTATTCATCTATCTCGATTCTTTTTG TCGTCTCTCTTACAAGTTCTCCCTGGGCTTACCGAAGACTATAGTTCTTTTCGGTCCATTGTTCAACATATAAATCCACATCCTGATTTTGACGCAATTTCATCCATGATTGAATTGGAGGAGCAAACCCACAACAGAGAAGTTCCTCTTAATGACACAGCTCTCTTGGTTTCTGATTCCCTGCCTGCCACGTCATCATTGACGGAAAGCCACCAATCATCTCACTCCGGCAGCCGCGGCCGCCGCAACAATCGTAGAGGAGGCAAAGGATCTCGACAATCTTCCAGTGGTCACTCGTCCCAACATTCACAAACTGGTAGGTATTCTAACTTTGGGCCACGTCATTCTAATGCCCTGTCCAACAACTTTCCACAATGGGCTTATCCTCCTTGA
- the LOC130820427 gene encoding uncharacterized protein LOC130820427: MEGSEIEEFIEIADDFDKTLRLTVESSSEDEDEEIENRVDENEEFEFCFIGGDLNSPVSAEELFKDGQIRVIAPYSNEIPDKEADSSYEPPVKKLFIVSPTSSGNDDVAKGPYCTWKSPEMSRKSNSTGFSKLWKVRDLIARSNSDGKDAFVFLTGKNNETTSLKKKSETTAFQGERKEKMKKKSAYEVLYGEKNDKRRLDGKSYLPYRKDLVGFFTNGNSGLSRNVHPY, encoded by the coding sequence ATGGAAGGCAGTGAAATTGAAGAATTCATAGAAATCGCCGATGATTTCGACAAAACCCTAAGACTAACTGTAGAATCATCATCAGAAGAcgaagatgaagaaattgaaaacagAGTTGATGAGAACGAAGAATTCGAATTTTGTTTCATCGGAGGAGATTTAAATTCACCAGTATCGGCTGAAGAATTATTCAAAGACGGTCAAATCCGAGTAATAGCACCGTATTCCAACGAAATTCCAGATAAAGAAGCAGATTCATCGTACGAACCGCCGGTGAAGAAATTATTCATAGTTTCACCAACATCTTCAGGAAACGACGACGTTGCTAAAGGACCGTACTGCACCTGGAAATCACCAGAAATGAGTCGAAAAAGCAATTCAACGGGGTTTTCGAAGTTATGGAAGGTGAGAGATTTGATTGCGAGGAGTAATAGCGATGGAAAAGATGCGTTTGTGTTTTTGACAGGGAAAAATAACGAAACGACATCGTTGAAGAAGAAGAGTGAAACGACGGCGTTTCAAGGAgagagaaaagagaagatgaagaagaaatcgGCGTATGAAGTTTTGTATGGAGAAAAGAACGATAAAAGGAGACTGGATGGGAAATCTTATTTGCCATATAGGAAAGATTTGGTGGGTTTCTTTACGAACGGTAATAGTGGTTTGAGTAGGAACGTTCAtccttattaa